One region of Bacteroidota bacterium genomic DNA includes:
- a CDS encoding OmpA family protein — protein sequence MLLVIFVVNSQVVTAQNIEFTKEDFPNDKAGLKEAKKNISEADNYFDQGHQMYRYALPLYLKANAFNPNNVFLNYRIGVCYLYSEFKQKATAYLERAYKLNPTVGENLHYYLGRAYHFNMDWDKAMKEYQTAKEQTKPDDKNALADIDKKITECRNGKELVKKPAKVIIENVGKEINSPNPDYGAVISADESVLMFTSRRENTTGGGIDMFDQMYFEDIYISTNAGQGTGDKGQVKWTEAKNMGAPINSANRHDASLALSADGQKLFIYLDDMNNGSGNIYECDLKGNEWGKPYKMSSSINTKYHENAASLSADGNTFYFASDKAGGFGNHDIYKTTWNDKTKQWGEAENLGPTINTPYDEQSIFIHPDGKTLYFSSEGHTSMGGYDVFKSVWDKGKKKWSIPENIGYPINTPDNDINFVLSASGEHGYYSSFKPDGYGEKDIYRITFKGDTTVRSAVACILKGTIYDEMTKQPLEADIELMDNTRDETIAIFKSNSATGKYLVSLPGGKNYGIAVKKEGYLFHSENFDIPETFVYKEYVKDVPMKSISVGSKIVLKNIFYDFDKATLRSESTGELERLVKLLNDIPSMKIEISGHTDSKGADDYNMKLSQARAQSVVDYLIQKGIGKNRLTAKGYGKTKPIATNDTDEGRQLNRRTEFEIKSK from the coding sequence TTGTTATTGGTAATATTTGTAGTTAATTCGCAAGTAGTAACCGCGCAGAACATTGAATTTACCAAAGAAGATTTTCCCAATGACAAAGCGGGATTGAAAGAAGCGAAAAAAAACATAAGTGAAGCGGATAACTATTTTGACCAAGGGCATCAGATGTACAGGTATGCGCTGCCGCTTTACCTGAAAGCAAATGCTTTCAACCCGAACAATGTGTTCTTGAATTACAGAATCGGTGTTTGCTATCTTTATTCTGAGTTTAAACAAAAAGCAACTGCTTATTTGGAACGCGCGTATAAACTAAATCCCACAGTGGGTGAAAACCTGCATTATTATCTTGGGCGCGCTTACCACTTCAATATGGATTGGGACAAGGCGATGAAAGAATATCAAACCGCCAAAGAACAAACAAAGCCCGATGATAAAAACGCCCTTGCCGATATAGACAAAAAAATTACCGAATGCCGTAACGGAAAAGAATTGGTGAAGAAACCCGCGAAAGTAATTATTGAAAATGTGGGGAAAGAAATTAATTCGCCCAATCCCGATTATGGCGCAGTGATTTCAGCCGATGAATCGGTGCTCATGTTCACCTCGCGCAGAGAAAATACCACGGGCGGAGGAATTGACATGTTTGACCAAATGTATTTCGAAGACATTTATATTTCAACAAATGCAGGACAGGGGACAGGGGACAAGGGGCAAGTAAAATGGACGGAAGCAAAAAACATGGGCGCGCCCATTAATTCAGCCAACCGGCATGATGCCTCGCTGGCGCTTTCGGCTGACGGGCAAAAACTTTTCATCTATCTGGACGACATGAATAACGGAAGCGGAAATATTTATGAGTGCGATTTGAAAGGAAACGAGTGGGGCAAACCCTATAAAATGAGTTCCTCCATCAACACAAAGTACCATGAAAATGCAGCAAGTTTATCTGCTGACGGAAACACATTTTATTTTGCCAGCGATAAAGCGGGCGGCTTTGGCAATCACGATATTTATAAAACAACCTGGAACGACAAAACGAAACAATGGGGAGAAGCCGAAAATTTGGGACCCACCATCAACACTCCTTACGATGAGCAAAGCATTTTCATTCACCCCGATGGAAAAACACTTTACTTCAGCAGCGAAGGGCATACTTCCATGGGCGGGTATGATGTTTTTAAATCGGTGTGGGATAAGGGCAAAAAGAAATGGAGCATACCCGAAAACATCGGCTACCCCATTAACACGCCTGACAATGACATTAATTTTGTTCTTTCCGCCAGCGGTGAGCACGGTTATTATTCTTCTTTCAAACCCGATGGATACGGGGAAAAAGATATTTACAGAATCACTTTCAAGGGCGATACTACGGTGCGCAGCGCAGTTGCGTGCATTCTCAAAGGAACCATCTATGATGAAATGACCAAACAGCCCTTAGAAGCCGACATTGAACTGATGGACAACACACGCGATGAGACCATCGCCATTTTTAAATCAAACAGCGCCACCGGAAAATATTTAGTGTCGCTTCCCGGTGGAAAGAATTACGGCATCGCGGTGAAGAAAGAAGGATACTTGTTTCACTCCGAGAATTTCGACATTCCCGAAACATTCGTTTACAAGGAATATGTAAAAGATGTGCCGATGAAAAGTATTTCCGTTGGAAGTAAAATTGTTTTGAAAAATATTTTCTACGACTTTGACAAAGCCACGCTTCGCTCCGAGTCCACCGGGGAATTGGAACGATTGGTAAAACTGCTCAACGATATTCCCAGTATGAAGATTGAGATTTCCGGCCACACCGACAGCAAAGGAGCCGATGATTACAACATGAAACTTTCGCAGGCAAGAGCGCAGTCGGTAGTGGATTACCTGATTCAAAAAGGCATTGGCAAAAACCGCCTCACGGCAAAGGGTTATGGAAAAACCAAACCAATCGCCACCAACGATACGGATGAAGGAAGGCAGTTAAACCGAAGAACGGAGTTTGAAATTAAGAGCAAGTAG
- a CDS encoding T9SS type A sorting domain-containing protein, with amino-acid sequence MQYCERSIKGFIPNPSLNGKFIVSGLRSGVSGLEIFNVFGERVYSTIQPSNHSTIDLSNQPPGIYFLRIGTSEGIISKKLVVVK; translated from the coding sequence ATTCAATACTGCGAACGGAGCATTAAAGGGTTTATACCGAATCCATCCCTTAACGGCAAGTTTATAGTTTCAGGTTTACGGTCTGGAGTTTCCGGTTTGGAAATATTTAATGTGTTTGGAGAGCGAGTGTATTCAACCATTCAACCATCTAACCATTCAACCATTGATTTATCAAATCAACCGCCCGGCATTTATTTTCTGCGCATCGGCACCAGCGAAGGAATCATTTCAAAGAAACTCGTGGTGGTGAAGTGA
- a CDS encoding caspase family protein translates to MKIISSLSFLFLSAFLPLLEGGAGGCKAQSTHSVVLEKTFGTDYEDQGKTILATPDGGFIIGGWTKSSAAGTKDALIIKMNANGEKEWEKVMGKEGEDGVNCAALSPDGNYVFAGFTTNMQDGLQYWWVFSLDKTGKVLWEVTFGGSEWDAAKAMIALPDGYAITGVRMNKGDQDMETSLLRINKKGGKIWETPFGIRYYDDEGNALAQYTDESFIVAGWSKKDIGPNKRIHVAKVDKRGNVEWEKIFGGEVYDFARAVTVTPDGRILVAAVTRSKTNGEEDIRVLKLNAKGEAEWDNNYGGSRTEQPTSMVATADNGCIIAGWTNTIGNGKEKIFLMRLDRKGNILYERYLGTRAWDAAEQIIPLGGGNWLIGGWAASAEADNTDFLAMKVSDNYDQSMEKYVAEKTSKGDSRSPDEIKKEVAKNLLYENKDLSFAAHMEDTVPRYRGSGDPLKGLNVSKAKSVHLSEYYLLVIGIDNYTGTWPALKTAVKDALGVETALKNKYKFDHVRTLYNEKATRTNIIRELEWLVDNVSSNDNVLIYYSGHGDFKPQLNKGYWVPQDAASSSTSNFISNSDIQTFMGGILASHTLLISDACFSGDIFRGNTTTITFEESDKYYSTANSLKSRQAITSGGIEPVMDNGKGGHSVFCYYLLQALEANEKKFLDASQLFAKIKVPVKNNSDQTPAFNPIKGTGDEGGQFIFMKK, encoded by the coding sequence ATGAAAATTATTTCTTCTCTTTCCTTTTTATTCCTCTCTGCTTTTCTTCCCCTTCTTGAAGGGGGTGCAGGGGGATGTAAGGCGCAATCCACTCACTCCGTTGTTTTGGAAAAAACTTTCGGCACTGATTACGAAGACCAGGGAAAAACCATTCTTGCCACGCCCGATGGAGGATTCATTATTGGCGGTTGGACAAAGTCATCTGCTGCCGGAACCAAAGACGCGCTCATTATTAAAATGAATGCGAACGGAGAAAAAGAATGGGAGAAAGTAATGGGCAAAGAAGGCGAGGATGGAGTGAACTGCGCAGCGCTCTCGCCCGATGGCAATTATGTTTTTGCCGGCTTCACCACGAATATGCAGGACGGCTTGCAGTACTGGTGGGTTTTTTCCCTCGATAAAACCGGCAAGGTGTTGTGGGAAGTTACCTTTGGTGGAAGCGAATGGGATGCCGCCAAAGCAATGATTGCATTGCCCGATGGCTATGCCATTACAGGCGTGCGCATGAACAAAGGCGACCAGGACATGGAAACTTCTTTGCTGCGCATAAACAAGAAGGGAGGAAAAATATGGGAAACGCCTTTCGGAATCCGCTATTACGATGACGAAGGAAACGCGCTGGCGCAATACACCGATGAAAGTTTCATTGTTGCCGGCTGGAGTAAAAAAGATATTGGTCCCAACAAGCGCATTCACGTGGCGAAGGTGGACAAGCGCGGGAACGTGGAGTGGGAAAAAATTTTTGGCGGAGAAGTATATGACTTTGCGCGCGCAGTAACTGTTACACCCGATGGAAGAATTCTGGTTGCCGCTGTCACCCGTTCAAAAACCAACGGAGAAGAAGACATCCGCGTGCTGAAACTGAATGCAAAAGGCGAAGCCGAGTGGGACAACAATTATGGCGGAAGCCGAACCGAGCAGCCGACTTCCATGGTTGCCACTGCCGATAACGGATGCATTATTGCCGGATGGACAAACACCATTGGCAACGGCAAAGAAAAAATATTTCTCATGCGGCTCGACAGGAAAGGAAACATACTGTATGAGCGCTATCTCGGCACGCGCGCATGGGATGCGGCAGAACAAATTATTCCGCTGGGCGGAGGCAACTGGCTCATTGGCGGATGGGCGGCTTCTGCCGAAGCTGACAACACCGATTTTCTCGCCATGAAAGTTTCGGATAACTACGACCAGTCAATGGAAAAGTATGTTGCCGAGAAAACAAGCAAAGGCGATTCGCGCTCACCCGATGAAATAAAAAAAGAAGTTGCAAAGAATCTGCTGTACGAGAATAAGGATTTATCTTTTGCCGCGCACATGGAAGACACCGTTCCGCGCTACCGCGGAAGCGGAGACCCGCTGAAGGGCTTGAACGTTTCAAAAGCAAAGTCGGTGCATCTTTCGGAATATTATCTGCTGGTGATTGGCATTGACAATTACACCGGCACCTGGCCCGCGCTGAAAACCGCTGTGAAGGATGCGCTTGGAGTGGAAACCGCGCTCAAGAATAAATATAAGTTCGACCATGTGCGCACGCTTTACAATGAAAAAGCCACGCGCACCAACATCATCCGCGAACTCGAATGGCTGGTGGATAATGTTTCATCGAACGATAACGTGCTCATTTATTATTCCGGCCACGGTGATTTCAAGCCGCAGCTGAACAAGGGCTACTGGGTTCCGCAGGATGCCGCTTCTTCTTCCACTTCCAACTTCATTTCCAATTCTGATATTCAAACGTTCATGGGCGGAATCCTCGCCTCGCACACGCTGCTGATTTCCGATGCCTGCTTCAGCGGAGATATTTTCCGCGGAAACACCACCACCATTACCTTTGAAGAATCAGATAAATATTACAGCACTGCCAACTCGCTCAAAAGCCGGCAGGCAATTACCAGTGGCGGCATTGAGCCGGTGATGGATAACGGCAAAGGCGGGCATTCTGTTTTCTGCTATTACCTGCTGCAGGCGCTCGAAGCAAATGAAAAGAAATTTTTAGACGCCAGCCAGTTGTTTGCCAAAATAAAAGTGCCGGTGAAAAACAACTCTGACCAAACCCCCGCCTTCAATCCCATTAAAGGCACAGGCGATGAAGGAGGGCAGTTTATTTTTATGAAGAAGTGA
- the ftsZ gene encoding cell division protein FtsZ: MQFDLPKEKSSIIKVIGVGGGGSNAVNHMFKQGIKDVDFIVCNTDRQVLDSSPVPLKIQLGATLTEGLGAGSLPEMGMKAALENIDEIRNALSKTKMLFITAGMGGGTGTGAAPVIAKLAREMGILTVSICTLPFSWEGKLRKRQAEEGLAELKKYSDAVLVILNDKIREIYHNLKVGEAFAHADNVLCSAAKCIAELINVALTINVDFNDVRRVMENSGVAIMGSAMATGEGRSLKAVTQALNSPLLNDNDIRGARYVLVSITCGSGKDELTMDELAEITDYVQEAAGQTAEMIKGYGTNDTLGEKVSVTIIASGFERKNTDEILPEVQLLNLHEAKPAEVKKADVTKITEPMLKSEVMEPKNTFKEDVKEEEEEAGEIFLKKKEEEKIEPLNIEVKLPPVKEESYGVEIFHTEEKEEPKAEILPEIVADEEEETKIEPAVEEELEIPFAEEAPAITEVPEDEIKIEEEETPPVFEIIKEEEKSIEFDLTAKDAPSLKGEDKDNNTLQGGGQKEEPKVEVPAVNMEVKRSNVAIEKTVLPVDSKADESKVTKIGEVQLNSQPPISDEEQKRRAQEKIQKLRELSFKVKTPGGLAELENEPAYKRKNIMLTDTPHSSESEISRLTLGTENNKDGTNKTPSLRPDNSFLHDKPD; encoded by the coding sequence ATGCAATTCGACTTACCGAAAGAAAAATCATCCATCATTAAAGTGATAGGAGTGGGAGGCGGAGGAAGCAATGCCGTTAACCACATGTTCAAACAGGGAATCAAAGACGTTGATTTCATTGTGTGCAACACCGACCGGCAAGTTCTTGATTCAAGTCCGGTGCCGCTGAAAATTCAACTCGGTGCAACGCTCACCGAAGGGCTCGGTGCCGGCTCGCTTCCCGAAATGGGAATGAAAGCCGCGCTCGAAAACATTGACGAAATCCGCAACGCGCTTTCAAAAACAAAAATGCTTTTCATCACTGCAGGAATGGGCGGAGGAACAGGAACAGGCGCTGCTCCGGTGATTGCAAAACTTGCGCGCGAGATGGGAATTCTTACCGTATCCATTTGCACGCTTCCGTTTTCGTGGGAAGGAAAACTTCGCAAAAGGCAGGCGGAAGAAGGGTTGGCTGAACTGAAAAAATATTCCGATGCGGTGCTCGTGATATTAAATGACAAGATTCGCGAAATATATCATAACCTGAAAGTGGGCGAAGCGTTCGCTCATGCCGATAATGTGTTGTGCTCTGCGGCAAAATGCATTGCCGAACTCATCAACGTGGCGCTCACCATTAATGTTGACTTCAACGATGTGCGCAGGGTGATGGAGAACAGCGGGGTTGCCATCATGGGTTCTGCCATGGCAACAGGCGAAGGGCGCTCGCTCAAAGCAGTTACGCAGGCGCTCAACTCTCCTTTATTAAATGACAATGACATTCGCGGTGCGCGCTATGTGCTGGTGAGCATCACCTGTGGAAGCGGCAAAGATGAACTCACCATGGATGAACTTGCCGAAATCACCGACTACGTGCAGGAAGCGGCAGGGCAAACTGCCGAAATGATTAAGGGCTACGGAACGAATGATACGCTGGGAGAAAAAGTGAGCGTTACCATTATTGCAAGCGGCTTCGAACGGAAAAATACGGATGAAATTCTGCCCGAAGTTCAACTGCTCAACCTCCATGAAGCGAAACCGGCAGAAGTAAAAAAAGCGGATGTTACAAAAATCACAGAGCCGATGCTGAAGAGCGAAGTAATGGAGCCAAAAAATACTTTTAAGGAAGATGTAAAAGAAGAGGAGGAAGAGGCAGGAGAAATTTTTCTGAAGAAGAAAGAAGAAGAAAAAATTGAGCCGCTGAATATTGAAGTGAAACTTCCTCCGGTGAAAGAAGAATCGTACGGAGTGGAAATTTTTCACACGGAAGAAAAGGAAGAGCCGAAAGCAGAAATTCTTCCTGAGATTGTTGCGGATGAAGAAGAAGAAACAAAAATCGAACCTGCCGTTGAAGAAGAATTAGAAATTCCTTTTGCCGAAGAAGCGCCAGCCATCACAGAGGTTCCTGAAGATGAAATAAAAATTGAAGAAGAAGAAACGCCACCTGTGTTTGAGATAATCAAAGAAGAGGAGAAGAGCATTGAGTTTGATTTGACCGCAAAAGACGCCCCTTCCCTAAAGGGAGAAGACAAGGACAACAACACCCTTCAGGGCGGGGGGCAAAAAGAAGAACCAAAAGTGGAAGTTCCGGCAGTGAACATGGAAGTGAAGCGCTCCAACGTTGCTATTGAGAAAACCGTTTTGCCGGTGGATTCAAAAGCAGATGAATCAAAGGTGACAAAGATTGGAGAAGTGCAACTCAATTCCCAGCCGCCCATTTCAGATGAAGAACAAAAACGCAGGGCGCAGGAAAAAATTCAGAAGTTGCGCGAATTAAGTTTCAAAGTGAAGACACCGGGCGGGCTTGCAGAACTGGAGAATGAACCTGCCTATAAAAGAAAAAATATTATGCTCACCGACACGCCCCATTCTTCCGAATCGGAAATATCGCGGCTCACGCTGGGAACGGAAAATAATAAAGACGGCACAAATAAAACTCCGAGTTTGCGCCCCGATAATTCTTTTTTGCACGATAAGCCGGATTGA
- the ftsA gene encoding cell division protein FtsA, with the protein MLNSDLIVGLDIGTTKIACLVGVKNEHGKIEILGVGRAPSLGVRRGVVSNIEETVKSIRAAVDEAEKKSNVEIKRVHVGIAGQHIKSIKHNGSRMRDNLDNPITQADVDTLIESMYKLVMLPGEEIIHVLPQEYTIDSETGIKNPIGHEGVRLEANFHIITGQMAAAKNIKKCAEKAGLVVEDLILEPIASASAVLSDEEKEAGVALVDIGGGTTDIAIFYDNVIRHTAVIPFGGNVITDDIKEGCSIIQRHAEELKIKFGSALAKENQDNEIVVIPGLKGRTPKEISTRNLAEIIEARMKEILELVQFEIKNSGFEKKLIAGIVVTGGGGQLKHIKQLVEYVTGMDTRIGYPNEHLAKSNEDVTSPMFSTGVGLVLKGYEELETEKMRTPKKEAVTTHSKKSRGSFFDSLFPKVKKLFEEGDEEFQQ; encoded by the coding sequence ATGCTCAACTCAGATTTAATCGTAGGACTCGACATCGGCACCACAAAAATCGCCTGCCTGGTTGGCGTGAAAAATGAACACGGCAAAATTGAAATTCTCGGAGTGGGAAGAGCGCCATCGCTTGGTGTGAGAAGGGGAGTGGTTTCCAACATTGAGGAAACAGTGAAGTCAATCCGTGCTGCTGTGGACGAAGCAGAAAAAAAATCCAACGTTGAAATCAAGCGCGTGCACGTGGGAATTGCCGGGCAGCATATCAAAAGCATCAAGCATAACGGCTCCCGCATGCGCGATAATCTCGACAATCCGATTACGCAGGCAGATGTGGACACGCTCATCGAAAGCATGTATAAACTCGTGATGTTGCCGGGAGAAGAAATCATTCACGTGCTTCCGCAGGAATACACGATTGACAGCGAGACAGGAATAAAAAATCCAATCGGGCACGAAGGCGTGCGGCTTGAAGCAAACTTTCACATCATCACCGGGCAAATGGCTGCCGCGAAAAACATCAAGAAGTGCGCGGAGAAAGCAGGACTGGTTGTGGAAGATTTAATTCTCGAACCCATTGCTTCTGCTTCCGCGGTGCTGAGCGATGAAGAAAAAGAAGCAGGCGTTGCGCTGGTGGATATTGGCGGAGGCACAACCGACATTGCAATTTTTTATGACAACGTGATTCGCCATACTGCCGTAATTCCTTTCGGAGGAAATGTTATCACCGATGATATAAAGGAAGGATGCTCCATTATTCAGCGGCATGCGGAAGAGTTGAAAATAAAATTCGGCTCTGCGCTGGCAAAAGAAAACCAGGATAATGAAATTGTTGTTATTCCCGGACTGAAAGGAAGAACTCCCAAAGAAATTTCCACGCGCAATCTTGCCGAAATCATTGAAGCGCGCATGAAAGAAATTCTCGAACTCGTGCAGTTCGAAATAAAAAATTCCGGCTTCGAGAAAAAACTCATAGCAGGAATTGTGGTTACGGGCGGAGGCGGGCAGTTAAAGCACATCAAGCAACTGGTGGAATATGTAACCGGCATGGACACGCGCATCGGCTATCCGAACGAGCATCTGGCAAAGAGCAACGAAGACGTAACAAGCCCGATGTTCTCTACAGGCGTTGGACTTGTGCTGAAGGGCTACGAAGAACTTGAAACGGAAAAAATGCGTACGCCCAAAAAGGAAGCCGTCACCACTCACTCCAAAAAATCACGCGGCAGTTTCTTCGATTCTCTTTTTCCGAAGGTGAAAAAACTTTTCGAAGAAGGCGATGAGGAGTTTCAGCAGTAG
- a CDS encoding UDP-N-acetylmuramate--L-alanine ligase, whose translation MNFDNIKYVYFLGIGGIGMSALARYFNAMGKSVSGYDKTKTPLTDELVAEGIEVHFDDNVDAVKSEIRNSKSEVLIVLTPAVPKEHSELKYFQKNEYIIRKRSEVLGAITEQAFTIAVAGTHGKTTTSSLIAHILKSSEVDCTAFLGGITQNYGTNLLLSEKLKKKKSKIKPIVIVEADEYDRSFLTLRPDIAVITSVDADHLDIYGDKKEMEKSYAQFASQVKEGGLLIVKKGVDKVLGVEKNENKVTYSLQHSSDYYARKIAIKKGEYIFDAVTPEQAIRGVVLGIPGKHNVENAIVSVAVAQRMNIFTGNIKNAMATFKGVKRRFEYHIKTKELIYIDDYAHHPEELRACILAVKEMYPQKKIMGVFQPHLFTRTRDFANEFARSLELLDELILLDIYPAREKPIEGVTSEMLLDKIRTKNKKLVSKKELVKEIKEREIEVLITLGAGDIDTLVEPIKNELLTRIKKN comes from the coding sequence ATGAACTTTGATAACATAAAATACGTTTACTTCCTAGGCATTGGCGGGATTGGCATGAGTGCGCTCGCCCGTTACTTCAACGCTATGGGAAAATCAGTAAGCGGTTATGATAAAACAAAAACCCCGCTTACGGATGAATTAGTTGCCGAAGGAATTGAAGTTCATTTTGACGATAATGTTGACGCTGTTAAATCCGAAATCCGAAATTCGAAATCCGAAGTTCTCATTGTGCTGACTCCCGCAGTTCCCAAAGAGCATTCCGAATTAAAATATTTCCAGAAGAACGAGTATATAATAAGGAAGAGGTCGGAAGTGCTGGGCGCGATCACCGAGCAGGCATTCACCATTGCAGTGGCAGGCACGCATGGGAAAACCACCACTTCATCACTCATCGCGCACATTCTGAAATCTTCGGAAGTGGATTGCACAGCATTTCTCGGAGGCATCACGCAGAATTATGGAACCAATCTTTTGTTGAGCGAAAAACTAAAAAAGAAAAAATCAAAAATAAAACCGATTGTTATTGTCGAGGCGGATGAATACGACCGTTCGTTCCTCACGCTTCGTCCTGATATTGCTGTCATCACTTCGGTGGACGCTGATCATCTCGATATTTACGGAGACAAAAAAGAAATGGAAAAGTCGTACGCGCAGTTTGCTTCGCAGGTGAAAGAAGGAGGATTGCTCATCGTGAAAAAAGGAGTGGACAAAGTTCTTGGAGTGGAGAAGAATGAAAACAAGGTTACGTATTCTCTCCAGCATTCATCGGATTATTATGCAAGAAAAATTGCAATCAAGAAAGGAGAATATATTTTTGATGCAGTAACGCCTGAGCAGGCGATTCGTGGAGTTGTCTTGGGAATTCCCGGTAAGCATAATGTGGAAAATGCAATCGTTTCAGTGGCGGTGGCGCAGCGCATGAATATTTTCACCGGCAATATCAAGAACGCAATGGCAACATTCAAAGGAGTAAAACGCAGATTTGAATATCATATAAAAACGAAGGAACTTATTTACATAGATGATTACGCACATCATCCTGAAGAACTGCGCGCATGCATTTTAGCAGTGAAAGAAATGTATCCGCAGAAAAAAATTATGGGAGTATTTCAACCGCATTTGTTCACGCGCACAAGAGATTTTGCAAATGAATTCGCGAGGAGTTTAGAATTGCTGGACGAATTAATCCTGCTCGACATTTATCCCGCACGCGAAAAACCAATTGAAGGTGTTACATCTGAGATGCTGTTGGATAAAATAAGAACGAAGAATAAAAAACTTGTTTCGAAAAAGGAATTAGTAAAAGAAATTAAAGAAAGAGAAATCGAAGTATTGATTACGCTGGGTGCAGGAGATATTGATACGCTGGTGGAACCAATCAAGAATGAATTGTTAACTAGAATAAAAAAGAACTAA